TGACAGGTATAATCATCAACTCATTTCTTGGCAATTATTTAAGTAAACTTTGAGTGAGTAAAGGTCATTTCTGTATCTATCCTACTAGGGTTGCCTTGCAAGCATGCAGTAGCTGCTATCTCTAGGTTAAGGAAACAAGGGCTGAAACCAGAGAATTTTGCACATAAATGGCTTACAATGGATGCTGTTCGGGCTACTTATGGGGACTCCATTAAACCAGTGAATTCTGAGGAGTTTTGGGAAGAAACAAACAGGCTGCGTCCAGAGGCACCAATCATTAGGAGACCCCCAGGGAGACCAACCAAAAGAAGGGCTGTTGATGTCGTGGCTGAGTCACAAATGCAGCAGCAAGGTCACAAGGTGAGGAAGTCATTCCAAGTCACGTGCAGCAAATGTGGGCAAAAGGGACACTACCACATGACTTGCAAAGGAGCTCCTGCAAATCCGAATTGGCAGCCAAAACGAAAGAAGGCAAAGCAACAACAAACTGGAAACCAATCATCACAGCCACCTCCAGATCAGCAGGAAGCACAGGTAAGAGGCCttcttcatatttttctttcCCATTGTAGTAGTTGTTATTTCCTCTATTCAAATGAAAAGTACAATAGATGAGACTGTTATTTTTTGATTTGCATAGGCCGGGGAAGGAGTTGGAAGCAATGTTCCCCAAAATGTTACTGCCCCATTTATTGATCCAGTGGTAATTTTTTGTCTGAACTTAATGTTTCCCTTAGCTTAAGCATTTTTTTGTTCTATCATGGCTgtgctttctttgtttctcaTATGTCTTTCACAGGGTAAAGCAAAAAGGCAAAAGAAAAAAGCCCCTAAGACCTCTAACACTCATTCAGTCCAACAAGAGACAAGGGTTGACACTCAATCTTCACACCCTGCCCAACCACCACTAGAGGTAATGTTACTTTACATATTCATGCTCTTTAACTATAAAATTAATTGGCCCAACAGCATTTACAATAAACTGagttgtttttttgttttttaggGTGTGGACTCCAATACTGAGCCCTCAAACCCTGCTACCCCAACTACACTCCCCCAGGGGCCAAATTTCAGGCCCAAGCAAGCTATAACTCGACCTCCAGGACCTACAGTGCACCACTCTCAACAGCAGGCCACAGCCCCAACAGTTCAGCCACCTCTACAGCAAGCAACAACCCCAAACTCACAACCATCAACTCAGCAACAACTTCCATGTGAAGGAGCAACTGACTCAGGGACTGCCACAACTCCCTTCATGTTTATCCCCACACCAGGCCTAAATGCACCCCACAAATTCAAGCCAACATATGGGTTTAGGCCACCAAGGATTCAGAAATGACATAATCCTAATGTTAGTTATGAATATTTTGGTGTATAGTTTTTTGGTTGTCAAGTTTTTTGGTGTAAACTTTTTTGGTTGTCAAGTTATTAGAAGTAATACACTGAACAATGTGGAACATGTTCTCTGTTTTGTGAAGACAGACCTTTGATGATGAATTTGGCTCACTATGTAAATGCCTTTGTGCTTAGCAGTATGAATATGAACATTATGCTTTTACCTTATACAGAATTGTGCACATCTATCTTGGGTTCAGTCTTTACAttataacaaagaaaaattcaCATTCATTTCATTTGGAATCTATAATTACAGAGCAGATTAACACAAATCTCAACAGATATCTATGCATCACTTGAAGCAACACAATACTTTTTTGGTTGTCAAGTTATTAGAAGTAATACACTGAACAATGTGGAACATGTTCTCTGTTTTGTGAAGACAGACCTTTGATGATGAATTTGGCTCACTATGTAAATGCATTTGTGCTTAGCAGTATGAATATGAACATTATGCTTTTACCTTATACAGAATTGTGCACAGCTATCTTGGGTTCAGTCTTTACAttataacaaagaaaaattcaCATTCATTTCATTTGGAATCTACAATTACAGAGCAGATTAACACAAATCTCAACAGATATCTATGCATCACTTGAAGCAACACAATATACCCTAAAACACTACAAATACAACTGCTGTTATCACAATTAACATTGCCAGCATAACAAACACAATATGGCTATTACTACATTTTTTTGATTTTGCTTCATATTcatcttcaatcttgaattcCAATTGCTCCAACCTTTTCTCCATCAACATCAGTCTTCCTTGAATGTCATTCTCATCTTCATTGCCAGAACGTTTAGCAATCACCTCGTCCAGCCAAACAAAAAAGTTGCAGTGACGTTGTTTCATCTGCAATTGCCATTATAGTGAATACAACTTGTTAAACAAGTGGGAAGTTGATTGCATAAACTGAAGATGGGTGCACACTTACGCCATAGTTGGAACAACCCAGGAAAATTCTGTCTGGGTTCTTCGCTGTCCCAGACTGTTGCATCACTGCATACGTGCCACACTTGCATTTAGGGTGCTGGAACTTGGCCTTCTTGCCCTCACTTGCATTGCTACTCGAACCCATCAAATTCTTCCTCCAGACACGGCGTGTGTTACAGGTTGAAGACTGCTCACAATCGCTCATGCTTCAGTCACTAGTGTTAGGGTTCAGGAATGGGGAGACTGAGATTTCGCCCTAAACGACCAAAGAGACTTCTTTTTAAAACGACGTCACTTTGCTGAGTCTGCAGGGGCTTATTTGTCCACATGCTTATAGAGCAATCCACGTTTGATGATCCAAAGCCACGTCACGGATAGCACGTTACACCTCAGCGTTTTCCGTCGACTTTGAACGGAGAAACCAACTCAAGGGCTCATTGGTATCACGGCGTAAATGGATAAGGGCCGATTTGATAATTTATAAAGGATAGGGGGCGGGTAGTCAAATTTCAAAATGGACAGGGGCCGGAAAGGgtatttactcttttttttaatgGAAAAATGAAAGTAATATAGAACCACTTTTTAATACTAATACTccttattctattaaaaaaacataaactATACCAACTAACTAGGATGATTATTGGTCTACTTAATAGATATAATTACAAATCTAACATCtcttatatataaaatttttacataatttaTAAGTGTATATGAGATATCATTTTTTTCAtgaactaatttttaaaattgagttAAATTTATCCAATGTCAATCTTAACATAGTATGACTAGAAATGTCAAATAAACCAGGTTAGACGGATTCATTTAAGCTTAATTTGCCTAAATCCGTTTCATAGACTTTAATTTTCAAGCCTAGATCATTAATGACCAGTCTATGTCGAATTAAACCGGCTGCcctattaattttttaaaaatttaattttcggattaaaaataatattttaacaaaaaatgtcacttttagacaaaaaaaaaatcttaaacaaacaaaatttttttagtagTTAGAGTCGGATATTTGAGtcgataaaaaattatatttaaaaaagtattttttttttccttttataaaacacaaaaatttaaaCAGTTAGTTTAATCtgttattttttagattaatcGCCGGACTCAATTCatttaatctaaaatttaaatgaatCTGATTTTATTGGCAAAAGTCTACTTGTTTA
The genomic region above belongs to Arachis stenosperma cultivar V10309 chromosome 5, arast.V10309.gnm1.PFL2, whole genome shotgun sequence and contains:
- the LOC130980063 gene encoding uncharacterized protein LOC130980063, with the protein product MSDCEQSSTCNTRRVWRKNLMGSSSNASEGKKAKFQHPKCKCGTYAVMQQSGTAKNPDRIFLGCSNYGMKQRHCNFFVWLDEVIAKRSGNEDENDIQGRLMLMEKRLEQLEFKIEDEYEAKSKKCSNSHIVFVMLAMLIVITAVVFVVF